From Cuculus canorus isolate bCucCan1 chromosome W, bCucCan1.pri, whole genome shotgun sequence:
AGTCccctgaaagaagaaatcatttgttaaaagttaGAAGTTTGAATTAactaaaatatagaattctgaCATAGAAGTTGTTTTAGTGCGGTGGTGACTGTATCTCGTTGAAGCCAGATTACAAGGAGTGGTACAACCGACATGGGAAGGACCACCATCTGGGACAGATAAGGCCCGAAGTTGGCCTAGGCTTTCTAAGAACATgtgcaaggagggaaggtgaaaagttcaGTGTGAGGAAGACTACCTATAttcatccccaaagaccccatCGACCATTACCATGAGAAAACATGCAAGCGCTAAGAGGAAGAGACCTATGATAATGGGTTCCCAGAATTAATCttactatgataatgagttccagGGACTAATCTTACTAATCCTACTCACTTCTTGGAAAAGACATGACTATGTATGTTACCTTAATGGATATGTATAACATGGCACAATAAAGATGTACTGGCTTTGACACATGGTTTGCAAACTTGGAGGAAAGATCCCCCTTGCACCCCGTGCACAGCCACATACCTGCATCTAACTCTGCGTTTGGTGTCGTCACTCTGCGAGTCAattttggcaccccagatgggacccTCTCTGTCCGGCTGCGGGACCTGCTGAGGATGGGGACTTCTCTGGGCGCCCCCAGGATTTCTTGGGAGGACTCCCTTCACTCACCCAGATCACCACAGGGACAGACAAGGACCATCTTTGAGCGGACAACATATGTGAGGTAACAGGGGAGGTGGGCAATAAATTGTGATGAGACGTCTCTTGTGTGGCTAAAGAAAGTCTGCGTGACTTATCCCCAAGGGCTCCCAGGAGGTTtgatttgatttggtttggtttggtccGGTCTGGTTTGGTTAATAGCTCAATTTCCAGTGGTGTTTGGATGGTCTGTGGTATTGGACTCCTGGAGTTGCACTCCTTGGAGTAATAATTATTGTATGTGCATAGTCTTCAGTGTTGTATGGTGTGCCCGGTaccatgtatagtttaaatatccataATGTTGGAAAATTGTGGATCCAATAGTGAACAACTCAGGCTGTTATCATTGAGCTAGCTTTGAAATGAGTgtttgtgtgcgtgtgtgtgtttgagacaCAGCATCGCTGTGAAGCGAGTGGGGATCCTGATCTGCGGTTCCATGACCCCGTGAGGGGTGCAGCCAGAGACAGAGGAAGTGCTTaaaacgtttgtaagacttacaaaatggttttgttatAGGGGTTTGAGCCCCCTCTGTCTTGGTTAATCCTAGAAATACatctctgagacctttcaatctcaaatgtccattaagccggcaaacaggtagatttacctgggacctttggagtggaaggctgcagagggtgaaattttaaaatacctagctAAAATGGGAAAAACCCAACCTTGTGGCtatccccccctcctcctcctcccagaatgtgatttttttttttcttttcagtctgcagGAGTGAATGGAGTTAATGGTGTTATCTCTGCAAGCAGTTCTATTGTTGTGTGTGTAAGAAGGTCTTCATCAAGTGTATGCTGGAGATAAGGATCGAGGATTGGGATAGAGAAGGGGGGTGACAGTGCATTGATCTGTGGAAGGCAAAGCTTGATATCAGTAAAGAggacaattttaaaataaataaatatatatatataaaagaaggTTTGCGTGGGAGCAGAGATGGGGATAGAGTCAGTGTTGGCATTGGTGTGTGGATCAGTGGAAAAGGACAATTTAAaagtgtaaaaacaaaaggtttgTGTGGGAGCAGAGACCAAGATAAGAGAatgggaggaaggcagggaaaagagATACCGAAGAAAATGCCCTTAAGCTGCATTCTAGCACATTGGAAATAAATAGTTGGACGTGGGGGaacagagaataagaaaaatcttATAAAATACTGTAACCCATGGTGGCTCCTTTATAAATTAGATGATGAAGAAAAGTGGCCCCCTAATGGAACTTTGAACTACAATACCCTTTTACagttaatgttgtttttaaggagaaaaggaaaatgggatgAAACATCGTATGcagatctgtttttttctctccgtAATCATCAAGAGTATCAGAGGGCCTGTGGACTAACACCTCCCCAGGACCCTATGGTGCTGgcattggaaaaagaaaataaaaaggaaagaaaagggaaaatgaggagATGCTGTTCCGCCTGTAGTATTGGTCAAAGGTGTGTTAAATTAGGTAAAGGGACAAAGCCTGAAATGAGCAAACTCCCAGAGCATTATCAGCCCCGAACTGAAGCCCAACAACATGAGGAGAGGGACTCGGACAGCTCTTTAACCCCCTCGGATAGTCCTGTCTCTTCTCGTACACgaaggaaagagagacaggGAGTTATACAGGCTCCCTTAAGGCTTCCCTTAAGGAAGCGGTGGGTCCTGATGGGGCaccagttttattaaaaatcccattttctaCTTTTGATTTAGAAACTTGGAAAAATGTGGCTAAAAAGTATTAGGACGACCCTATCAGGGTGACGAGACATTTCCAGTTTATAATAAGACAACACAACCCTGACTGGAATGATATTCAGCTACTATTAGAACATAtgaccaaaacagaaaaacagctgatGATAAGAACAGCTCAAAATGTGGCAAGTGATCAAATAAAAGACCCAGAAGAGGTCAAGGAACATTTCCCTTTACAAGATCCAGGGTGGGATCCTAACAGAAGGGCACATAAAGCCTCGTTAACAGCATACTGGGATTGGATAGTTAAAGGAATGGAAAGGGCCATCCCAAAAATCAATAAACTGGTCAGCGTTATACACAGTGAGACAAGGTCGGAAAGAAACACCCTCAGAATTTTTGGACAAGTTACGAGACACCATGAGAAAGCACACTCCCCTAGATCCCAGATCTGAAGTAGGAATACAGCAATTAGTATCCCTGTTTTTAGGACAATCAGCGCCAGACATTTGAAGGAAGTTACAAGAGTTAAGGCCGACAGAAAGTAGGGATCTAGAGAGGTTGTTAGATGAAGCCTGGAGAATATATAGTaaccaagaagaagaaaagaggaaggataGGAGGATGCTGGTCGCAGCATTGCAGGAAGCatgagaagtgaaaaaaaacagggcCTAGGAGGGTTTTAGGGCAAAATCAATGTGCAtgtgtagaaaatatattggaacaaactggacatgctgtaatcctagaagcctgcttgcacaaccctgcctatgacgatcagtagaaaggaatgtgctaaagtatcaatgtttagacacaaaggcctatagtcagttcttagatacaaagccttagtataaggcttcaaggttgtgatgttttctgagagttttgctatctcatgagaatgaggaggctggcttgataaagtcagaaccatGCATGGGAACTGGGTGCGTAGTTCAACAGTGTGACTTTAcgattagaatatgttgtaaatattctgattccgtggaaacatgcactctgattatctgtataaatagaccctcagatgttacaataaacgaGCAATGATTCATAATACTAGGAGGACTCCTTCTTTGACTCCGGGGTTCCCCTCCCCCAACAAGTGACGCCCGAAAGGTAGAACCTAGCGAAAAGCAGAACGGGTGAATCTTTGACAACAGAACCCTAGCGAAAAGCGGAAAGGGTGAATCTTCGACGCCGGACCGTAGTGAAAAGGGTTAAAAGCTGAACCGATAGCGAAAAGCTGAACTGATAGCGAAAAGCTGAGCCGTTAGCTTCGGGTTTCGTTAGCTTCAGGTTTCGGAGcgaaggctgtggggagccgGCAGAGATATCGGCCGCGAGTCAGCGACTGCGGACTGAGGTAGGAAGGGTCGCTACCTTCCCTCTGGTTTTCTTGCTTGCAGACATGGAATCTGAAtatgctgcagcacaaaaactGCTATTAGGTATTCTCGCTAAGCGAGGTGAAGCAGTTGCCGAAAAGGCATTAGTGAAGCTCGTTCTATGGGCTagggagaaaggatttcttgCAAATCCTTCTTATCTTTTTGACTGGGCTGCGTGGCGCGCCGTGGGGGATGAATTATGGGACTGCACGATCACGAAAAAGGGCAAAGAGCCctttgggggctgtggggaaacttggCGGACTGTCGCTGATGCTTTACAAGCGCTGAAGGCGGAGTCAAAAGTTGCCGCTGCCGCTGTGCGCGCCATAGCACCCCTCAATCCCCCGGCTGAAACTCATCCTACCACGACGAGTCGtatgagtgctttctttggggtgagCCAGAATTacccaatgaaaggaatgactgggaaagtttgtaccAGCGTCCGCGAGCTCTTAAATCCGGCTGTAAAAAAGGGGAATGCGTCTGAGGACATAGACGACCCCAGTGCGCCGGAGGCGCCCGATGTTCACCCATCAGAGGGCGGAAGTGCAATGACACAGGAACCGGAAGTATCCACAGTAGCCGGCTGCACTGATAAAGTGCGGGGTGGACAAAGCTGTCGGGctagcgaggaatcagaggaggaagaagatggcgtggcagaggaaacaccagatcttcgctgggaatcagttagttatgaagcgataaaagaaattcgaaaagctgtaaaaagagaaagtactgacgGCTCCCCACCGCCCCAGTGCTCGAGGCAGCCACCGGCTCCATCGTGTGCCTGAGTAATTCACAGTCGCCATAGGATAGTCCTTTGCCActaaaatgctgtaacaaccaaagactattacctgttaaacaattgatacaaaccttattttataatatatgtgcatattttaagtgttgtatgtgtccggtaccgtgtatagtttaaatattcataccattgtgctattcttattgactggtcgtaaacaatattgtacgggtatattaagccagctctcaaaagagtggttctctgtgtgtgtgtgtgtgtgtttaaagcactttgaacgtttgtaagatttgcaaattgggttttaGTTGTGggagtttgagcctctgttttgattaatcttaaaaatgcaactctgagacctttcaatctcaaacgtccactaagccggcaaacaggtagatttacctgggacctttgaagggaaaggctgcagaagacacaattttaaaatgccttaaaaaaacccaacccattgaaaaaatagaaaaatacaaaaagaatgtagaaaatagaaaaagaaaatggaaaaaaaacccagccctgtggctgcgTGTgaggccccccccccccccccccccccccccccccgccaccccccccccccccactcctgTTTTTGTTTGAaggtgaaggttttttgttttgtttcagcttgggagtccttatctctctctaggggagtaacaatttatgaagaacattctgcattccagtgtcccttatcagatcagcaactgctgggtcctagtgcagacaaccgtaaaggggattttagccagacactaatgaaaatgaaagcatgatttaagagtccaaaaggagtatcctctgagagtaaaaaaaccgcaaaggaatagaaaagttaatgtattttcagccttgagaatttccatacaggtaaaaacagacaaaagaagctagggggtaaaccgttaacattaaagaaccaaggaaaccagcaacccagcatgcagcggagatgtgtgacaacagtaaatgctcctgcttggatcttctccacatTCACCAACAGGTCAAGCAATTGTAGAACACTCTCATGCAACCTTAAAGTCACTTTTGCAAAAACATAAGAGGGGAGAAAtgttacctcctagtgaaagaattgcaaaggcggcttatgtgttgaactttttacatttaactggaaatagaactagtcctcctattgtaatccatcaccGATCGctagagtcaggactgaataaccaggaccagcaaggtatcaaagtactatacaaagactgggactcaggcgaatgggaaggacctgttgagctaaaaatgacaggaagaggttgtttgtttcattacagacagcggtccaagataggttccagcgaaataggtcagtaataacggatgcttgtgtaatgtataattctacctataacatcactcaaaaaggtcagaatgtaaatgctactttacctgtgtatgGAAACGGTACAGACTTGTATAGTTATATCTCTCCTAAAGTATcacgttctttttcttttccagttgctttgcctgtagaaatttttttctctgattagTGGAGGtaaagtgtgaggaggaataTTATCAAAATTTAATGGCAGgctatgtagccttggatggcttaagttactaactcccaatctcactatgatttataacaagaaacaaagtaaacaaaataaacaatctatccatcaatttggggctgactgtgagagtacagtcacctttctgggaacctggagaaattgtgcctgcctcagcattagctcctggggtagcaactgcagcagccttgacaaagctgacaaatttgggatgttggttgagtaagcagactaatgctacttcaatggctttgagtggcttgttagatgatgttaatagtgttaggcatgttacattacaaaatagagctgcaatagatttttagtaTTACACGAAGACATGGCTGTGAAGagtttgaaggaatgtgttgttTTAATCTTAGCGATCACTCTGAGAGCATTCATAGAAAACTCCGAGAGCTGAATGAAGTAGTTAATGATGCCGCTTTTACCGttgattttaatgttgttctttggttgttgtttgtttgcatgTTAAAGAAGAATAGCAACTCATCTAGTCAGTCAGGCTTGggttgtgcaaaaagaaaaagggggaactgtagaaaatatattggaacaaactggacatgctgtaatcctagaagcctgcttgcacaaccctgcctatgaggatcagtagaaaggaatgtgctaaagtgtcaatgtttagacacaaaggcctatagtcagttcttagatacaaagccttagtataagACTTCAAGGTTGTGGTGTTTTCTGAGAGTtttgctatctcatgagaatgaggaggctggcttgataaagtcagaaccatGCATGGGAACTGGGTGCGTAGTTTAACAGTGTGACTTCAGgattagaatatgttgtaaatattctgattccgtggaaacatgcactctgattatctgtataaatagaccctcagatgttacaataGAGGAGCATTGATTCATACTACTAGGAGGACTCGTTCATTGACTCCGGGGCTCCCCTCCCCTAACATGCATGGTGTCAAAGGGAGGGTCAGTGGAAAAGCGAGTGTCctgatgaagaaaaggaaacaggatACAGGCTCACATCAAGGAGGACCGATGGGGACCTGAGGAATCTGCCCTAGAGGATCCGCTAGTTGTATTAAAGCTagggaaacaacaacaaaaattagaGGTTTTGGTTGATACAGGagcaacattttcagttttaaaccaAGCTCTAATACCTATTGATGATGATTTTGTAACGGTAAGTGGAGCTACTggccagaaggaaaaggcataCTTTTTGAAACCCCTTGGTTTTAAACTGGGAAAGCAATGGGGGGTACATAAGTTTTTGTATATGCCAAATTCACCAAAACCTCTGTTAGGGAGGGATTTGTTGGAACAattggaagcagaaataaaatttgaaaaaggtAAAATAGAATTTAAGGTATGAGACCAACAATTGATTAAAGTTTTAAGCTTAGCTCTCATCAATAGTCCCATCAAAACTGACATACCTGAAGAAGTCCGAAATCAGGTATACCCAGGGGTATGGGCATCGGAGGCATtgggaaaagcaaaaactgcCACCCCAATAGTAGTTAAGGTAAAGCAAGGGGCAAATCCTGGAAGAATCAAACAATATCCACTAAGAATGGAAGACTGGAAAGGTTTCCAACCGATAATAGATCAGTTTATTAAATATGGGCTATTGATAGAATGTGAGTCAGAATATAATACCCCTATTTTACCAGTAAAGAAACCGGACGAGAAATACAGGATAGTACAAGATCTTAGGgctattaataaaataactgaGGACTTACACCCTGTGGTGGCTAATCTTTATACATTATTACCCAAATTAGTACCTGAATTAACTTGGTTTACCATACtggacctgaaggatgccttcttttgtctgcctttgagcccagaaagccagccatTGTTTGCTTTTGAGTGGGAAAATCCAGACTCTGGGAGACTAACTCAACTTACATGGACAGTGTTACCTCAAGGATTTAAAAACAGTCCTACTCTTTTTGGAAATCAATTAGCCAAGGATCTGGACCAATGGGAATGGCCATCTGAGGCAGGAGTAGTACTGTAATATGTAGATGACTTATTAATAGCCACTGAAACAAAGGAACTATCTATGACATGGACAATTAGTTTGCTAAACTTCCTTGGACTAACTGGGTATCCAGTCTCTCCACAGAAAGCCAAAATGGTTCAACAGCAAGTAATATACCTAGGATATGAGATTACCGCAGGACAATGGACACTTGGAGCAGCAAGAAAGGAAGCCATCTGTCAAACTCCCAGACTACAAATAGTTAAGGAACTCCTCACTTTCCTAGGAATGACGGGATGGTGTTGTTTATGGATCCATAACTATGGACTTTTGGTAAAACCTTTATAcaaacttttgaaaacaaactcgAAGGATCTTGTCTGGGGTGGAGAGGCTAACAAGGTCTTCCACCAATTAAAACAAGAACTGATGAGAGCACCAGCCCTAGGCTTACCAGACACAACAAAACCCTTCTGGTTGTTCTCTTATGAAAGACAAGGAATAGCCTTAGGTGTTTTGGCCCAAAATTTAGGGCCATATAGAAGAGCAGTGGCATATTTTTCATAGTAACTTTATGAAGCAAGCAGAGGATGCCTGAGCTGCCTGAGAGCAGTAGCAGCAGTTATACTCAACATACAGGAGGCCGAAAAATTCACACTAGGCCAGAAAATCACAGTATTTGTATCACATACTGTGTCTGCAATATTAGAAGTAAAAGGGAGACATTGGTTATCACCACAGAGATTCCTAAAGTACCAAGCCATTATGGTAGAGCAAGATGATGTGGAAATAGTTGTTACTAACATTGTCAATCCAGCATTTTTTCTTAGCAGAACTACAGGAGATCCAATATCTCATGACTATTTGGAAACAATCGAAGCCGCCCGGACCTGAAAGAAGAACCACTGGAAGATGCTGAAGGCTCCTGGTACACAGATGGGAGTAGCTTCGTTCGACAAGGCATTCATAAGGCTGGATATGCGGTAACCACCACAGATCAGGTAATAGAATCCAAGGCCCTTTCCCCAAATACCTCAGCACAAAAGGCAGAGATTATAGCCCTGACTCAGGCATTGGAACtggcaaaagggaaaagaatcaATATTTGGACAGATTCCAAATATGCCTTCAGGGTAGTTCATGCCCATGGGGCAGTCTGGAAAGAGAGGGGACTTTTGTCtacacaaggaaaacagataaaacatgctgaagaaattcttaagtTATTGGAGGCAGTCCAATTGCCAGAAAAGGTGGCTATCATGTACTGCAAAGCTCATCAAAAAGGAACAACTAGTCAAGAGCTGGGAAACTCTATGGCAGACTGCAAAGCTAAAAGAGTGGCTGAGTTTAGCCCACCACAAATAGAAGTGCAATCCCTGGTCCCTGATGGTAAAATAGAAATTGATAGCTGTGATCCTAAATATTccagagaagataaaaaattaaTCGAAGATTTAGggggaaaggcagaagaagggCAGTGGGCAAAGACTCCgcaagggaaaataataataccATCTACAATATTATGGGCCGTAATTATGGCAGAGCATGGAAAGATGCATCGGGGAACAGAGGCcctgtataaatataaaaagtcaaaatataGTTGCTCATAACCTATATACCACCATCAAGCAGGTAActcaacagtgtgaaatatgtCTAAAAACAAATCCTCCAGTAAACCAGAAGACTAAGTTAGGacaaataggaaaaggaaatcaccCGGGACAGCACTGGCAAACTGATTTAACGTAATTGCCAAGGAAAGGGAGGTATAGGTATTTATTGGTTTTAATGGATACCTTTTCAGGATGGCCAGAAGCTTTCCCTTGCCGAACTAATAAATCTAGAGAGGTAACTAAAGTATTGTTACAAAAAATAATACCAAGGTTTGGGGTCCCAGCAGTAATATCTTCGGATCAAGGGCCCCATTTAATTGCAAAAACTGTTCAGCAAGTTAGTAAAGTATTTGGAATAGATTGGCAATTACAGGCCACAAGCAAGTGGCCAGGTGGAAAAGATGAACCATTTGATTAAGTTGCAAATTGTAGAATTGGGGCAAGAAGCTGGATTGCCCTGGCCTCAGTCATTACCTTTGGCCCTACTGAGAATTAGAACGAAGCCAAAGGCCAAGGAAGGATTGAGTCCCTTTGAAATATTATACGGTAGACCTTATGATATACAAATGGATACAACACCACAAATTGGAAATGAGATATTGTCTGGATATGTGATAAGTTTAcaaaaacaactccaaaaggTTGAAAGACAGGTTTTGGGAACTCGAGCGCAAGGTCTTGATGGACCAATTCATAATATTGTGCCAGGTGATTATGTATACGTCAGATCTTTAAAGACTCATCTTTAGAACCAAAGTGGGAAGGACCCTTTCAAGTTCTACTAACATCTCATACTGCAGTCAGGATTAAGGAACAAGCATCATGGATACATCATACCAGAATCAAGAAAGCTCCTACGCCATAATGGGAATTAACACCGACCGGACCCCTAAAGCTCCGAATCGAGCAAAAGGATGGAAAATAGCTG
This genomic window contains:
- the LOC128850226 gene encoding LOW QUALITY PROTEIN: uncharacterized protein LOC128850226 (The sequence of the model RefSeq protein was modified relative to this genomic sequence to represent the inferred CDS: substituted 1 base at 1 genomic stop codon), producing MESEYAAAQKLLLGILAKRGEAVAEKALVKLVLWAREKGFLANPSYLFDWAAWRAVGDELWDCTITKKGKEPFGGCGETWRTVADALQALKAESKVAAAAVRAIAPLNPPAETHPTTTSRMSAFFGVSQNYPMKGMTGKVCTSVRELLNPAVKKGNASEDIDDPSAPEAPDVHPSEGGSAMTQEPEVSTVAGCTDKQWGVHKFLYMPNSPKPLLGRDLLEQLEAEIKFEKGKIEFKVXDQQLIKVLSLALINSPIKTDIPEEVRNQVYPGVWASEALGKAKTATPIVVKVKQGANPGRIKQYPLRMEDWKGFQPIIDQFIKYGLLIECESEYNTPILPVKKPDEKYRIVQDLRAINKITEDLHPVVANLYTLLPKLVPELTWFTILDLKDAFFCLPLSPESQPLFAFEWENPDSGRLTQLTWTVLPQGFKNSPTLFGNQLAKDLDQWEWPSEAGVVL